A portion of the Carya illinoinensis cultivar Pawnee chromosome 11, C.illinoinensisPawnee_v1, whole genome shotgun sequence genome contains these proteins:
- the LOC122280880 gene encoding dehydration-responsive element-binding protein 1D-like: MEIYSQISDPHPLVSNPAYTEKPESSSLSDAGSAAPRTAHSDEEVILASSRPKKRAGRRIFKETRHPVYRGVRKRNNNKWVCEVREPNKTSRIWLGTYPTAEMAARAHDVAALTLRGRSTCLNFADSAWRLHLPGSRDAKEIRRAAAEAAEAFRPVEFGGDCVGDVGKEEAIKQCQENYGSTESCVEEETKTAQENVLYVDEEALFNMRGLLVNMAEGLLVSPPAVLEDEVMGNDMGLDAEVSLWSFSV, translated from the coding sequence ATGGAAATTTACAGCCAAATCTCTGACCCCCATCCATTGGTCTCTAATCCAGCGTATACCGAGAAACCGGAGAGTTCTTCTTTGTCTGACGCCGGCAGCGCCGCCCCAAGAACTGCTCACTCGGATGAGGAAGTTATACTGGCCTCAAGTAGGCCCAAGAAACGCGCGGGCAGGAGGATTTTCAAGGAGACGCGACACCCGGTGTATCGCGGAGTCAGGAAGAGGAATAATAACAAGTGGGTCTGCGAGGTGCGCGAGCCTAATAAGACGTCGAGGATATGGCTCGGGACGTACCCCACCGCGGAGATGGCAGCACGGGCACACGATGTGGCCGCTCTGACTCTGAGAGGAAGGTCGACGTGTCTGAACTTCGCCGACTCGGCGTGGCGGTTGCATTTGCCGGGTTCTAGGGACGCGAAGGAGATAAGGAGAGCTGCGGCGGAGGCAGCAGAGGCCTTTCGGCCAGTGGAGTTTGGCGGGGACTGCGTCGGAGATGTAGGGAAAGAGGAAGCGATCAAGCAGTGCCAAGAGAATTACGGAAGTACTGAGAGCTGTGTGGAGGAGGAAACGAAGACTGCGCAGGAAAATGTATTGTACGTGGACGAAGAGGCACTGTTCAACATGAGAGGCTTGCTTGTGAACATGGCTGAGGGGCTACTAGTGTCCCCACCAGCTGTCCTAGAAGACGAAGTCATGGGGAATGACATGGGGCTCGATGCTGAGGTGTCACTATGGAGTTTCTCCGTCTAA